In the genome of Entelurus aequoreus isolate RoL-2023_Sb linkage group LG15, RoL_Eaeq_v1.1, whole genome shotgun sequence, one region contains:
- the cd226 gene encoding CD226 antigen has translation MEADSHLTATPSNNLTIECSHGHNGTVLQSVVEHMALGHPWAIVGICKRVEGGTLSEDYSERGHVSCEDSLDVSLHLTAVAQEDGGFYRCSFSTEAGLKTSTVMVTVPATGGFSLSVYMMFVYLGTATAGLILLTILIIILLRRRKKSRTEEVRDKLHPSHTQVRVSPERWRRWWARELTCTQVY, from the exons ATGGAGGCCGACTCTCACCTGACGGCGACGCCTAGCAACAACCTGACCATTGAGTGCAGCCATGGGCACAACGGCACCGTTCTGCAGTCGGTGGTGGAGCACATGGCGTTGGGTCACCCGTGGGCGATCGTCGGCATATGCAAGCGCGTGGAGGGCGGCACGCTGAGCGAAGACTACAGTGAGCGCGGTCACGTCAGCTGCGAGGACAGCCTGGACGTCAGTCTGCACCTGACGGCCGTGGCGCAAGAAGACGGCGGCTTCTACCGCTGTAGCTTCAGCACGGAGGCTGGCCTGAAGACCAGCACGGTCATGGTCACAGTGCCTGCTACTG GTGGCTTCAGCCTGTCCGTGTACATGATGTTTGTTTACTTGGGGACAGCGACTGCTGGACTCATCCTGCTGACGATCCTGATCATCATCCTGCTGAGGCGCAG GAAGAAGAGCAGGACAGAGGAGGTGAGGGATAAGCTCCACCCatctcacacacaa GTGCGTGTGTCTCCAGAGAGATGGCGGCGCTGGTGGGCGAGAGAGCTGACATGCACACAAGTCTATTGA